A DNA window from Fragaria vesca subsp. vesca linkage group LG3, FraVesHawaii_1.0, whole genome shotgun sequence contains the following coding sequences:
- the LOC101301093 gene encoding auxin-binding protein ABP19b-like — protein MEIIYVFCMFSLLVSFSYAAVQDFCVADYTAPSGPAGYSCKKDEMVTADDFVYSGLNTTGNTVNIFKAANTPASADQFPGVNGLGISMARVDVAAGGVIPLHIHPGANEVLFVAEGTLDAGFISSDRNTVYVKTIKKGDIIVFPRGLLHFQVNVGNGTPVVAFASYSSARPGLQIVDFALFKSNLSTELIKRSTFLDFLQIKKLKIVFGGTN, from the coding sequence ATGGAGATTATCTATGTCTTCTGCATGTTTTCTCTCCTTGTCTCCTTCTCTTATGCTGCTGTGCAAGACTTTTGTGTTGCTGACTACACAGCTCCTTCTGGACCTGCAGGCTACTCTTGCAAAAAGGATGAAATGGTTACAGCGGATGATTTCGTATACTCCGGCCTAAATACTACCGGTAACACCGTAAACATATTCAAAGCTGCAAACACCCCTGCGTCCGCTGACCAGTTTCCTGGTGTGAATGGCCTTGGCATTTCAATGGCTCGTGTCGACGTGGCTGCCGGTGGGGTTATCCCTTTGCATATACACCCCGGAGCGAATGAAGTCCTATTTGTTGCGGAAGGAACATTAGATGCCGGGTTCATATCCTCAGATCGGAACACGGTATATGTCAAAACTATTAAGAAAGGTGATATTATAGTTTTCCCTCGAGGGTTATTGCACTTCCAAGTGAATGTTGGAAATGGTACCCCAGTTGTTGCATTTGCTAGCTACAGCAGTGCAAGGCCAGGTCTACAGATTGTGGACTTTGCACTATTTAAAAGCAACCTTTCTACTGAATTGATAAAGCGCTCTACTTTTCTTGACTTTTTGCAGATAAAGAAACTGAAGATTGTCTTTGGTGGTACTAATTAA
- the LOC101302733 gene encoding probable carboxylesterase 13-like produces MATCLYGLAISICPKPKTPTLTVNLHSNPSSSSFTRFSLPLRKPCIIIRSQTSSTSAMESNPSTEVYKDFSPFLIIYKDGRIERLANTDVVPTSFDPQTGVQTKDAVISDETGLTVRLYIPKAKVTENPTKLPLLVYYHGGGFCMGSPFCAYYNSYVTSLVAKTNVVAVSVAYRKAPENPLPIGFEDSWTALKWVGSHFEGKGPDEWLNNYADFGKVFLGGDSAGANIAHHMGLRIGYEGLVGVKLNGVVLVHPYFWGSEPLGDEPTEAENRAMAEGIWRFAFPTTSGADDPFINPGKDPKLGKLAAERVLVFVAEKDGLMHRGWHYSELLKKSEWSGSVEVVESKGEDHVFHLNNPTGDNAVALMKEIVSFINA; encoded by the coding sequence ATGGCAACTTGTCTTTACGGCCTTGCCATTTCTATATGTCCAAAACCAAAAACTCCAACTCTCACTGTAAACCTCCATTCCAATCCCTCTTCTTCTTCATTCACACGTTTCTCTCTTCCTCTCAGAAAGCCCTGCATCATTATTCGCTCACAAACCTCCTCCACTTCTGCCATGGAGTCCAATCCAAGCACTGAAGTCTACAAAGACTTCTCCCCCTTCCTCATAATCTACAAAGACGGCCGCATCGAACGGCTCGCCAACACTGACGTTGTTCCAACATCGTTTGATCCCCAAACCGGTGTCCAAACCAAAGACGCTGTTATCTCAGACGAAACAGGGCTCACAGTTAGGCTCTACATCCCCAAAGCCAAAGTTACTGAAAACCCAACAAAGCTTCCTCTCCTTGTTTACTACCATGGAGGTGGGTTTTGTATGGGGTCACCATTCTGTGCCTATTACAATAGCTATGTCACTTCCTTGGTTGCCAAGACAAATGTGGTTGCTGTCTCTGTGGCTTATAGAAAGGCTCCAGAGAACCCTCTCCCAATTGGGTTTGAAGATTCATGGACCGCGCTCAAATGGGTCGGGTCCCATTTTGAGGGAAAAGGACCAGATGAGTGGCTGAATAACTATGCTGATTTTGGGAAAGTGTTCTTGGGTGGTGATAGTGCTGGTGCTAATATAGCACATCACATGGGTTTGAGAATTGGGTATGAGGGTTTGGTTGGTGTGAAGCTCAATGGGGTTGTTTTAGTGCATCCCTATTTTTGGGGGTCAGAACCACTTGGGGATGAACCCACTGAGGCTGAGAATAGAGCAATGGCTGAAGGTATATGGAGGTTTGCATTTCCGACCACCAGTGGGGCGGATGATCCGTTTATAAACCCGGGTAAGGATCCGAAATTGGGGAAGCTGGCGGCGGAGAGAGTGCTGGTTTTTGTTGCTGAGAAGGATGGGTTGATGCATAGGGGGTGGCATTACAGTGAGTTGTTGAAGAAGAGTGAGTGGAGTGGGAGTGTGGAGGTTGTAGAGTCTAAGGGGGAGGATCATGTCTTTCACTTGAACAATCCAACTGGAGATAATGCTGTGGCTCTGATGAAGGAGATTGTTTCCTTCATCAATGCCTGA